A stretch of Etheostoma spectabile isolate EspeVRDwgs_2016 unplaced genomic scaffold, UIUC_Espe_1.0 scaffold546, whole genome shotgun sequence DNA encodes these proteins:
- the LOC116686875 gene encoding uncharacterized protein LOC116686875, with protein sequence MSSEKNAEVVGCDASIMKNVWEIRQREHEHKLQQEHERREKSALPSINQDWANRLAAKQGTYKRVEKKPKPAENPPNNNVWKSKLSQAPPSLPSGKGSGPVGRPGGQSRGFSTPARNYNDKKGQDDHFKRLQLLMFISQTQPSAMVWGKSWKYNKGLPLSAEGDVARSNWGQCWMFATQQPHTEPGTPWLNGPNSNLTEADSLHLWKKPDYRMVESQELDLSISTEEWQMSWRKSDKNKMEDASSINGENVAKFGFFTSLVETQHQNEALSSSEWSESWKSTKPASQQDPIAVSNDGLMNESIAEKQNNDRGMSSKWKECWRLVNHHGSNKSKVPXXXHNPEWANSWKAAMVVFNNHKNSDPSLRKDPSGTYEDHSPLRESHLHKVMLVSREQKHRDLCVQLCNEFNTLSEWGKSWQVTKNNSKPCEEIEKVLKNSPPRMETALESQKVENNTKEHYSTLEKADSCYKQLKHDVIYHPKKEFAQSKLRHPKHLENVMSAKEWIDSWKTLKHRMRMERRRMRPDPSRPFRGSEQGGDMKPNASEWKDSWKFTSQPLRQEPEPWQQGWSSTPQIRVDRARVQNHFVPVELHKNGPTVERIWGESWRFSRRQHQSEPGQVRTQTSQASSSVASQHPGVSQAQRRYARSDWQVAWMVSGTQFHHDRPSLTQWREAWRWSVFHTENWSVQGAGGKEVDVLMEIQPKREISLQRAKAKMSRSFDNQTFRERYPEKQWEASWRVGSLLNNQTSQYETSGIPGKRMSGTQQQHTTDNGHGSKWGRSFRIANPMPYMEQPWVESSPNQCYYTEMWSRGKNIQNINKNVSNNPATFKLWGTSHRFRQGASAQIKDKTSKIPVDPRVIIPNKAKSRKHLYSNIEKEKQSQKWAGCHLLGKTQPRPKRGPACRKNLKMEDKTAEKFFEEWVESWRLSVQPGSLKKQMPVKSFSGWDESWKCLIPPYPPMNGPKAK encoded by the exons ATGTCGAGTGAGAAGAACGCCGAGGTGGTGGGCTGCGACGCCTCCATCATGAAGAATGTGTGGGAGATCCGACAGAGAGAGCATGAGCACAAGCTGCAGCAGGAGCATGAACGAAGAGAGAAGAGTGCTCTGCCCTC TATTAACCAAGATTGGGCAAATCGTTTGGCTGCTAAACAGGGAACTTACAAAAGAGTGGAGAAGAAACCGAAACCTGCTGAGAATCCGCCCAACAACAACGTCTGGAAGAGCAAGCTATCACAGGCTCCTCCTAGTCTTCCTAGTGGTAAAGGTTCAGGTCCAGTCGGCAGACCAGGGGGTCAAAGCAGAGGCTTCTCCACTCCAGCCCGCAACTACAATGACAAAAAGGGGCAGGACGATCATTTTAAAAGGCTACAATTACTCATGTTTATCAGCCAGACTCAACCTTCTGCTATGGTGTGGGGGAAATCATGGAAGTACAACAAAGGCTTGCcattatcagcagagggcgATGTAGCTAGATCCAACTGGGGCCAGTGCTGGATGTTTGCTACCCAGCAACCTCACACTGAACCAGGCACCCCTTGGCTAAATGGACCCAACTCCAACTTGACGGAAGCTGACAGCCTCCATCTCTGGAAGAAACCTGACTACCGGATGGTGGAATCACAAGAGCTAGACTTAAGTATTTCCACTGAGGAGTGGCAGATGTCCTGgagaaaatctgacaaaaacaagatggaggatgCATCTTCCATAAATGGAGAAAATGTTGCAAAATTTGGATTCTTCACCTCACTGGTGGAGACTCAGCACCAAAATGAAGCCTTGTCCTCATCAGAATGGAGCGAGTCATGGAAATCCACCAAGCCAGCAAGTCAGCAGGATCCCATTGCTGTTTCAAATGATGGTCTAATGAATGAGTCTATTGCTGAAAAGCAGAATAATGATAGAGGGATGAGCTCCAAGTGGAAAGAATGTTGGAGGCTTGTCAACCACCATGGCTCCAACAAATCCAAGGTGCCNNNNNNNNNNCACAATCCAGAGTGGGCCAATTCATGGAAAGCAGCAATGGTGGTCTTCAACAACCACAAGAATTCAGATCCGTCTCTAAGGAAAGATCCCAGTGGTACCTATGAGGATCACAGCCCACTGAGAGAGTCACATCTCCACAAAGTCATGCTTGTGTCTCGTGAACAGAAGCATAGAGATCTATGCGTGCAGCTCTGCAATGAATTTAATACTCTGTCTGAGTGGGGGAAGTCTTGGCAGGTGaccaaaaacaattcaaaaccaTGTGAAGAAATAGAGAAAGTCCTGAAGAACTCGCCACCAAGGATGGAGACTGCTTTGGAGAGTCAAAAGGTGGAGAACAACACAAAGGAGCACTATTCAACATTGGAGAAAGCAGACTCATGCTACAAGCAACTGAAACATGATGTGATCTATCACCCAAAGAAAGAATTTGCTCAATCTAAGCTGCGTCATCCGAAACATCTGGAAAATGTTATGTCTGCCAAAGAATGGATTGACTCCTGGAAGACACTGAAACACAGAATGAGAatggagagaagaagaatgagGCCTGACCCTTCAAGGCCTTTCAGGGGATCTGAGCAGGGAGGAGACATGAAGCCCAATGCCTCAGAGTGGAAAGACTCATGGAAATTCACCTCTCAACCCCTGCGCCAGGAGCCGGAGCCTTGGCAGCAGGGTTGGTCCTCCACACCCCAAATCCGAGTAGATCGTGCTAGGGTTCAGAACCACTTTGTGCCTGTGGAACTCCATAAGAATGGGCCAACCGTGGAGCGTATTTGGGGAGAATCATGGAGGTTCTCGAGGCGCCAGCACCAATCAGAACCTGGGCAGGTAAGGACACAAACCAGCCAAGCAAGTTCAAGTGTGGCTTCCCAGCATCCTGGTGTTTCACAGGCACAGAGAAGGTATGCTAGGTCAGATTGGCAGGTGGCCTGGATGGTCTCAGGAACTCAGTTCCACCATGACAGACCTTCTTTAACCCAGTGGAGGGAAGCCTGGAGGTGGTCTGTCTTTCACACAGAGAACTGGTCTGTGCAAGGGGCTGGAGGGAAGGAAGTGGATGTGTTAATGGAGATTCAACCTAAGAGAGAGATTTCCTTGCAGAGAGCCAAAGCTAAAATGAGCAGGTCTTTTGACAACCAGACGTTCAGGGAAAGATATCCAGAGAAACAGTGGGAGGCTTCATGGAGAGTCGGGTCACTTCTGAACAATCAAACGAGTCAGTATGAAACTTCAGGGATACCTGGAAAAAGAATGAGTGGCACTCAGCAGCAACATACCACTGACAATGGGCATGGATCTAAGTGGGGAAGGTCGTTTAGGATCGCCAATCCAATGCCCTACATGGAGCAACCCTGGGTGGAGTCCTCTCCTAACCAATGTTACTATACAGAAATGTGGTCAAGAGGAAAGAACATACAGAACATCAACAAAAACGTAAGCAACAACCCTGCAACCTTCAAGCTATGGGGAACTTCCCACCGGTTCCGGCAGGGGGCAAGTGCACAGATCAAAGACAAAACGTCTAAGATACCTGTTGACCCCAGGGTGATTATCCCAAACAAGGCCAAATCAAGGAAGCATTTGTACTCTAACATTGAGAAGGAGAAACAATCACAGAAGTGGGCAGGATGCCACCTGTTGGGTAAAACTCAACCACGTCCCAAGAGAGGCCCTGCTTGCAGAAAGAACCTTAAGATGGAGGACAAAACCGCAGAAAAGTTCTTTGAGGAGTGGGTAGAATCTTGGAGGCTCTCAGTTCAGCCTGGTAGTCTGAAAAAGCAGATGCCTGTCAAATCGTTCTCAGGTTGGGATGAGTCATGGAAGTGCCTCATTCCACCATACCCCCCGATGAACGGCCCAAAGGCCAAATAG